A window of Haloarcula sp. H-GB4 contains these coding sequences:
- a CDS encoding cupin domain-containing protein translates to MGYHHLAVDDIEPTPDRPSVQRSISDAAGLENAAVNLYEVSPGEDIPLAYHYHDNQEELFYVLSGTLAVETPDGTYEVEEDEAFVVEPDSPQRAHNPESATEPVRTLVVGAPAVDDVHPYDPE, encoded by the coding sequence TCGACGACATCGAACCGACACCGGACCGACCCAGTGTCCAGCGGTCGATAAGTGATGCAGCTGGCCTCGAAAATGCGGCCGTAAACCTTTACGAGGTCTCCCCCGGCGAGGACATTCCGCTCGCGTACCACTATCACGACAATCAGGAAGAACTGTTCTACGTCCTCTCTGGGACGCTGGCTGTTGAGACGCCGGACGGAACCTACGAAGTCGAGGAAGACGAGGCGTTCGTCGTCGAACCGGACAGCCCCCAGCGGGCGCACAACCCCGAGTCGGCGACCGAACCAGTGCGGACGCTCGTCGTCGGTGCACCCGCGGTGGATGATGTCCATCCCTACGACCCCGAGTAA
- a CDS encoding GTP-binding protein, giving the protein MRDTIPVTILSGSLGAGKTTLLNHLLTEAGDRDIAVLVNDMGTVNVDAELIAEGSELDVDDGVAELSNGCICCELQDDLETAVVRLANDRDFDALVVESSGISEPAPVARLFTTESRVAALYRVDTLVTVLDTRLFLDSFAGETPERRGVVEANAGGDSDDTATDDADRPLSDLMVEQVELSNLVVMNKTDLCTDGELDEAEELVRALQPDAETVRTTFSQVDPDRLFDRGLFDQTEINDLPGWKRALAEAKHGGDNHSHETDSHEGDSGHEHDGHHHPEEVYGVTSFTYRRRRPFHPDRLADVLQDLPPGVVRSKGTVWLAGTEVRVVIGQAGPSIRAEAQGPWIASLPEIEQDMYRSNRPELDWHDEHGDRRTELVFIGTNYDENTLRTALDDALVTDEEWTENEALTGPFPAEQGEETVIRSP; this is encoded by the coding sequence ATGCGCGACACCATTCCCGTCACGATTCTCTCCGGCAGCCTCGGGGCCGGGAAGACGACGCTACTGAACCATCTGCTGACTGAGGCCGGTGACCGCGACATCGCCGTCCTCGTCAACGACATGGGAACCGTCAACGTCGACGCGGAACTCATCGCCGAGGGGTCCGAACTCGATGTGGACGACGGGGTCGCGGAGCTATCCAACGGCTGTATCTGCTGTGAGCTACAGGACGACCTCGAAACGGCAGTCGTCCGGTTGGCGAACGACCGCGACTTCGACGCGCTCGTCGTCGAGTCCTCCGGCATCTCTGAGCCGGCGCCCGTCGCGCGGCTGTTCACTACTGAGTCGCGCGTGGCCGCGCTGTATCGGGTCGACACGCTCGTGACGGTGCTGGATACGCGATTGTTTCTCGATTCCTTCGCCGGCGAGACGCCCGAGCGCCGGGGGGTCGTGGAAGCGAACGCCGGTGGAGACAGCGACGACACAGCGACCGACGACGCCGACCGCCCGCTCTCGGACCTGATGGTCGAACAGGTCGAGCTGTCGAACCTTGTCGTGATGAACAAGACGGACCTCTGTACGGACGGGGAGCTGGACGAAGCCGAGGAGCTGGTGCGGGCGCTCCAGCCCGACGCCGAGACTGTCCGAACAACCTTCTCACAGGTGGACCCCGACCGGCTGTTCGACCGCGGCCTGTTCGACCAGACCGAAATCAACGACTTGCCGGGCTGGAAGCGAGCCCTGGCCGAAGCCAAACACGGCGGCGACAACCACAGCCACGAAACGGATTCCCATGAGGGCGACAGCGGTCACGAGCACGACGGCCACCATCATCCCGAGGAGGTGTACGGCGTCACCTCCTTCACGTACCGCCGCCGTCGGCCGTTCCACCCCGACCGACTCGCCGACGTGCTGCAGGACCTGCCGCCAGGTGTCGTCCGCTCGAAGGGGACCGTCTGGCTGGCAGGCACTGAGGTACGGGTGGTCATCGGCCAGGCCGGTCCTTCGATACGGGCGGAAGCGCAGGGGCCCTGGATTGCGAGTCTCCCTGAAATTGAGCAGGATATGTACCGCTCGAACCGGCCGGAACTTGACTGGCACGACGAGCACGGCGACCGTCGAACGGAACTGGTGTTCATCGGAACTAACTACGACGAAAACACTCTTCGGACAGCGCTGGACGACGCGCTGGTGACAGATGAAGAATGGACCGAGAACGAGGCGCTCACGGGTCCGTTCCCAGCGGAACAGGGCGAGGAGACGGTGATACGGAGCCCCTAA
- a CDS encoding TRC40/GET3/ArsA family transport-energizing ATPase has protein sequence MEPFVFFGGKGGVGKTTVSCAYGVKSARVGLDTLVVSTDPAHSVSDVFDQQFSDDPESVEGIDGLDAMEIDPETETQRHLDGIRNDLSEQVSAAMVNEINQQLEMAHQTPGAYESALFDRFVDVMRNADPYDRVVFDTSPTGSTLRLLGLPEFLEGWIDRLMHKREKSIDLFEKAAIGNNEPRRVMDGDPVLARLQDRKEFFEFAGGALQADAAFFLVLNPDQLSVNETRRAIAEMRERDLSVRGLVANKLTPEPDPDEAGRGARYLQDRVATENERLQEVRETLDPPLVAEITTRTAEVKGNLLDDVAAELDVETDAEVPTFV, from the coding sequence ATGGAGCCGTTCGTCTTCTTCGGCGGCAAGGGCGGGGTCGGCAAGACAACCGTCTCCTGTGCCTACGGAGTGAAATCCGCGCGAGTCGGCCTTGATACGCTCGTCGTCTCGACGGATCCGGCCCACTCCGTCTCGGATGTGTTCGATCAGCAGTTCAGCGACGACCCGGAATCCGTCGAGGGTATTGATGGCCTCGACGCGATGGAGATCGACCCCGAAACCGAGACGCAGCGCCACCTCGACGGCATCCGAAACGACCTCTCCGAGCAGGTGTCGGCGGCGATGGTCAACGAAATCAACCAGCAGCTAGAGATGGCCCACCAGACGCCAGGGGCCTACGAGTCGGCGCTGTTCGACCGCTTCGTCGACGTGATGCGCAACGCCGACCCGTACGACCGGGTGGTCTTCGACACCTCGCCGACCGGCAGCACGCTCCGCTTGCTCGGTCTGCCGGAGTTCCTTGAAGGGTGGATCGACCGACTGATGCACAAACGCGAGAAGAGCATCGACCTCTTCGAGAAGGCCGCCATCGGCAACAACGAGCCACGGCGCGTGATGGACGGCGACCCGGTACTCGCCCGCCTGCAGGACCGTAAGGAGTTCTTCGAGTTCGCCGGCGGCGCGCTTCAGGCCGACGCCGCCTTCTTCCTCGTGCTCAACCCCGACCAGCTCTCGGTCAACGAGACGCGGCGCGCCATCGCCGAGATGCGCGAGCGTGACCTCTCGGTTCGGGGGCTCGTCGCGAACAAGCTCACGCCCGAACCGGACCCCGACGAGGCAGGTCGTGGGGCCCGGTATCTCCAGGACCGCGTCGCCACCGAGAACGAGCGGCTACAGGAGGTCCGTGAGACGCTCGACCCGCCGTTAGTCGCGGAAATCACGACCCGTACGGCGGAGGTGAAAGGCAACCTGCTCGATGATGTCGCTGCTGAACTCGATGTCGAAACCGACGCCGAGGTGCCCACGTTCGTCTGA
- a CDS encoding SRPBCC family protein has translation MREVERSRFVMARPPAVHRTLSPEAVVAAEGTFTVTAVEETETGTLVTAAGPGMSVPLRFESRDDGLRYTAEGEVGPFDHLETRITVVPEENGSRVTMRSTVSLNLPLPFADRIAAWKRGNEIERAIEELAADVPGG, from the coding sequence ATGCGCGAGGTCGAACGCTCTCGGTTCGTGATGGCACGGCCGCCGGCTGTCCACCGCACGCTCTCGCCGGAAGCAGTCGTCGCAGCGGAGGGGACGTTCACGGTGACGGCTGTCGAGGAAACAGAGACTGGAACGCTCGTCACCGCCGCTGGCCCGGGGATGTCAGTGCCGCTGCGCTTCGAGTCGCGGGACGACGGACTCCGGTACACCGCTGAGGGCGAGGTCGGTCCGTTCGACCATCTGGAGACCCGGATTACTGTCGTACCGGAGGAGAACGGCTCTCGGGTCACGATGCGGTCGACCGTCTCGCTGAACCTGCCACTCCCCTTCGCTGACCGCATTGCCGCCTGGAAGCGTGGCAACGAAATAGAGCGAGCTATCGAGGAACTGGCGGCGGATGTGCCCGGGGGCTGA